In Acinetobacter sp. C32I, one genomic interval encodes:
- the ilvA gene encoding threonine ammonia-lyase, biosynthetic, with protein sequence MLSRVVRQILQATVYDVAIETPLEAAPRISHKINNNIRFKREDLQPVFSFKLRGAYNRISQLPKDQLERGVICASAGNHAQGVALSGKKLGIHAIIVMPSTTPDIKVQAVKSLGGQVVLHGDSFDVANKYAKQRAEDEGLVFIPPYDDELVIAGQGTIANELLRQWRDVEYVFVAVGGGGLIAGVAAYLGEVAPHVKVIGVEYEESACLKAALETNERVILPHVGLFADGTAVAQIGELPFDIIRLRKSDNSGPIVDPDIVTVNTDEICAAIKDTFDENRSIVEPSGAMALAGIKKYVAEHQLTGKNMVSIVCGANMNFDRLRYIAERTELGERREAIYAVTIPEQKGAFLHFCRALQGRNITEFNYRASDSNLAQVFVGISLKGGETERHEIHEMLKQQYEVDDLSDDEVAKLHIRYLIGGHANIEHERLFRVEFPERPGALLTFLERLGPTHNITLFHYRNHGAAEGRVLVGLQATDAKQNPDGLVETLEKITYPYAEITDNIGYQRFLK encoded by the coding sequence ATGCTGTCTCGTGTGGTACGACAAATTTTACAAGCAACGGTTTACGATGTTGCGATTGAAACACCGCTTGAAGCAGCCCCACGAATTAGTCACAAAATTAATAATAACATTCGATTTAAACGTGAAGATTTACAACCCGTTTTCTCTTTCAAGCTACGTGGTGCTTATAACCGCATTAGCCAATTGCCCAAAGACCAACTGGAACGTGGTGTAATTTGCGCATCTGCTGGCAACCATGCTCAAGGTGTTGCACTATCTGGAAAAAAATTAGGCATTCATGCCATTATTGTCATGCCAAGCACCACACCTGATATTAAAGTACAGGCCGTAAAAAGCTTAGGTGGTCAAGTCGTGTTACATGGCGATAGTTTCGATGTTGCCAACAAATATGCAAAACAGCGTGCCGAAGATGAAGGCTTGGTATTTATCCCGCCTTATGACGATGAACTGGTCATTGCAGGTCAAGGAACCATCGCGAACGAATTATTACGCCAGTGGCGTGATGTTGAATACGTCTTTGTTGCTGTTGGTGGTGGCGGTCTCATTGCAGGTGTTGCAGCCTACTTAGGTGAAGTTGCACCGCACGTTAAAGTGATTGGTGTTGAATACGAAGAATCTGCCTGCTTAAAAGCAGCACTTGAAACCAATGAACGTGTGATTTTGCCACATGTAGGGCTATTTGCTGACGGTACCGCAGTGGCACAAATTGGTGAGTTACCTTTCGATATTATCCGCCTACGCAAATCAGATAACTCTGGCCCAATCGTCGACCCTGACATTGTCACCGTCAATACCGATGAAATCTGTGCCGCAATTAAAGATACCTTTGATGAAAATCGCAGCATTGTTGAACCATCAGGTGCAATGGCTTTGGCGGGTATCAAGAAATATGTTGCAGAGCACCAACTGACTGGCAAAAACATGGTCTCAATTGTTTGTGGTGCTAACATGAACTTTGACCGTTTACGCTATATTGCAGAACGCACTGAGTTGGGTGAACGTCGTGAAGCGATCTATGCGGTAACAATTCCTGAGCAAAAAGGTGCCTTCCTGCATTTTTGCCGTGCTCTACAAGGTCGCAACATCACTGAATTTAACTACCGTGCCAGTGATAGTAATCTCGCTCAAGTCTTTGTCGGGATTAGCCTCAAAGGCGGTGAAACTGAACGTCATGAAATTCATGAGATGTTAAAGCAACAATATGAAGTAGATGACCTGTCTGATGATGAGGTTGCGAAACTGCATATTCGTTATTTGATTGGCGGGCATGCCAATATTGAACATGAGCGTTTATTCCGCGTTGAGTTTCCAGAACGCCCAGGCGCCCTGTTAACCTTCTTGGAGCGTTTAGGCCCAACCCATAACATCACCTTGTTCCATTATCGTAACCACGGCGCAGCTGAAGGTCGTGTTTTGGTTGGCCTACAAGCAACTGATGCCAAACAAAACCCTGACGGTCTCGTGGAAACATTGGAAAAAATCACTTATCCATATGCTGAAATTACCGATAATATTGGTTACCAACGTTTTCTTAAATAA
- a CDS encoding phospholipase A, producing the protein MAFKSFERSHLELSILAILGSLTTSLSHAESTAPTSPATVDACVALAANAERLACYDRLFKAPTIIPTQAQTDAAPMVAAAMPAVEENEPAKPESLKDKVVQKVSDLHILGAAPKFDPNVSLLDRRWELSEESKLGVWNIRAYQPVYLLPVFWTSDKNEFPSSPNPENTVKDKQELTSSEAKFQLSFKTKAWENIFGNNGDLWLGYTQSSRWQVYNSEESRPFRETNYEPEASLMFRTNYEILGLNARLLGVTLNHQSNGRSDPLSRSWNRVIFNLGFEKDNFALMLRPWYRVEEDAKDDNNPDIKDYIGRGDLTAFYRKGNNDFSLMLRHSLKGGDRSHGAVQFDWAFPIKDKLRGHFQVFDGYGESLIDYNHRATYVGLGVSLMNWY; encoded by the coding sequence ATGGCGTTCAAATCTTTTGAACGTAGTCATTTGGAGCTGAGTATCCTTGCGATACTTGGTTCTTTAACGACATCGTTGTCACATGCTGAATCAACAGCACCTACAAGTCCTGCAACCGTTGATGCCTGTGTGGCCTTGGCAGCAAATGCTGAACGTCTGGCTTGTTATGACCGCCTGTTTAAAGCGCCGACCATTATTCCAACTCAAGCTCAGACCGATGCCGCACCTATGGTTGCAGCCGCTATGCCTGCAGTAGAGGAGAATGAACCAGCTAAACCTGAGTCTTTAAAAGATAAAGTGGTACAAAAGGTCAGTGATTTACATATATTAGGCGCTGCGCCAAAATTTGATCCGAATGTCTCGTTACTTGATCGCCGTTGGGAATTGTCGGAAGAAAGTAAATTGGGGGTATGGAATATTCGTGCCTATCAACCAGTCTATCTGTTACCTGTATTCTGGACCAGTGATAAAAATGAATTTCCAAGCAGCCCGAATCCTGAAAATACCGTCAAAGATAAGCAAGAGTTGACTTCGAGCGAAGCAAAGTTTCAGCTTTCATTTAAAACCAAAGCTTGGGAAAATATCTTTGGTAATAATGGTGATCTCTGGTTGGGCTACACCCAATCTTCGCGCTGGCAGGTGTATAACTCTGAAGAATCACGACCATTCCGTGAGACCAATTATGAGCCTGAAGCAAGTTTGATGTTTAGAACCAATTATGAAATTCTAGGTCTAAATGCACGTTTGCTTGGGGTGACCCTGAACCATCAATCCAATGGTCGTTCAGATCCATTATCGCGTAGTTGGAACCGTGTGATTTTCAATCTTGGTTTTGAAAAAGACAACTTCGCACTGATGCTGCGTCCTTGGTACCGTGTTGAAGAAGATGCCAAAGATGATAATAACCCAGACATTAAGGATTATATCGGTCGTGGTGATTTAACCGCATTTTACCGTAAAGGGAATAATGATTTTTCTTTAATGTTGCGTCATTCATTAAAAGGTGGCGATCGCTCACATGGTGCGGTTCAGTTTGACTGGGCTTTCCCTATTAAAGATAAATTACGTGGTCACTTCCAAGTATTTGATGGCTATGGCGAGAGTTTGATTGATTATAACCACCGAGCGACCTATGTTGGTTTGGGCGTATCTTTAATGAACTGGTATTAA
- a CDS encoding CDP-alcohol phosphatidyltransferase family protein, protein MSLKYQIPTLLVYSRLLLGFLIVIVTLLQPQFFPIYTVVFLTLGLISDIFDGIIARHLGVSNEKLRRLDSNIDQIFFICAIVSIYLQQPDFFQQYIWPILILILFEVAIYMVSWIKFRKEVATHSIGAKIWTLFLFALLVQVTLTGQSQILFWIVFWLGILTRTEIISIILVLKQWQNDVPSLKQAFRIRKGLPAQQNRFFNG, encoded by the coding sequence ATGTCTTTAAAATATCAAATTCCAACTTTACTTGTTTATTCAAGACTACTCTTGGGTTTTCTCATTGTCATTGTGACCCTGCTACAACCTCAGTTCTTCCCGATCTATACCGTGGTATTTTTAACGCTGGGACTTATCAGTGATATCTTTGATGGCATCATTGCAAGACATTTAGGTGTATCAAATGAAAAATTGCGTCGCTTAGACTCCAATATTGATCAAATCTTCTTTATTTGTGCAATCGTATCAATTTACTTACAACAACCTGATTTTTTTCAACAATACATTTGGCCAATTCTGATTCTGATTTTATTTGAAGTGGCGATTTATATGGTTAGCTGGATTAAGTTCCGTAAAGAAGTGGCCACTCATAGTATTGGTGCAAAAATTTGGACCTTATTTCTCTTTGCCTTATTGGTACAAGTGACACTCACAGGCCAAAGTCAAATTTTATTCTGGATTGTTTTTTGGCTGGGTATTCTGACGCGGACTGAGATCATCTCTATTATTTTAGTACTCAAACAATGGCAAAATGATGTACCTAGTCTGAAACAGGCGTTCCGTATTCGCAAAGGCTTGCCGGCCCAGCAAAATCGTTTTTTTAATGGCTAG
- the rpiA gene encoding ribose-5-phosphate isomerase RpiA translates to MSLYASQNEKKQAAAKAALKHLPKGGILGVGTGSTVNFLIDLLPELQLEAAVASSNATAERLQKLGIEVVDMNSVGGLDAYVDGADEIDRHMHMIKGGGAALTREKIVASIAKKFVCIVDDSKWVDQLGRDFPLPVEVIPMARSAVARKIVALGGDPVYREGVVTDNGNVILDVFNLNILNALELERTLNNIPGVVTNGIFALNPATIAVVATDSGIEERTAQ, encoded by the coding sequence ATGAGTCTATATGCAAGCCAAAATGAAAAGAAACAAGCTGCAGCGAAAGCAGCTTTGAAACATTTGCCTAAAGGCGGCATTTTGGGCGTAGGAACAGGCAGTACCGTTAATTTTTTAATTGATTTATTACCTGAATTGCAATTAGAAGCGGCAGTCGCAAGTTCAAATGCAACCGCAGAGCGTTTACAAAAGCTCGGGATTGAAGTGGTTGATATGAACTCGGTCGGTGGATTAGATGCCTATGTCGATGGCGCTGATGAAATTGACCGCCATATGCATATGATCAAAGGTGGTGGTGCGGCATTAACCCGTGAAAAAATTGTGGCGTCTATTGCAAAGAAATTTGTATGTATCGTGGATGATTCAAAATGGGTAGATCAGTTAGGGCGTGATTTTCCACTCCCTGTTGAAGTGATTCCAATGGCGCGTTCTGCAGTTGCCCGTAAGATTGTTGCCTTAGGTGGTGATCCTGTTTATCGTGAAGGTGTGGTCACTGACAACGGTAATGTCATTTTAGATGTTTTTAATCTTAATATTTTAAATGCACTTGAATTGGAAAGAACGCTGAATAATATCCCAGGTGTAGTGACCAATGGTATTTTTGCATTGAATCCAGCGACGATTGCGGTTGTTGCAACTGACAGTGGTATCGAAGAGCGTACAGCACAATAA
- a CDS encoding peptidase C39 yields MSLNIPESLLQLEANGGVFALWLIVKQYHTHVDIADLIRLSGHNREDGTYTIALAVALKKLGFEVSFYTAPDPNIEAKEQQSYLEAQRLQIPIQAALSYSAIQQAFERGQFVIVFYDTLQGMGNQSLVYSIDPQEISFCDHFDVMSKTVFEQQRQADGICQQVIVIEQPLEH; encoded by the coding sequence ATGAGTTTAAATATTCCAGAGTCCTTATTGCAGCTTGAAGCAAATGGTGGTGTCTTTGCACTCTGGTTAATCGTCAAGCAATATCATACCCATGTTGATATTGCTGATTTGATTCGCTTGTCAGGCCATAACCGAGAAGATGGGACATATACCATTGCTTTGGCTGTGGCACTGAAAAAATTAGGTTTTGAAGTGTCGTTTTATACGGCGCCTGATCCGAATATTGAGGCAAAAGAGCAACAAAGTTATCTGGAAGCACAACGCCTGCAAATTCCAATTCAAGCCGCGTTAAGCTACTCAGCGATCCAGCAGGCGTTTGAACGTGGTCAGTTTGTCATTGTGTTTTATGACACATTACAAGGGATGGGAAACCAATCCTTGGTTTACTCCATTGATCCTCAAGAAATTAGTTTCTGTGATCATTTCGATGTGATGTCTAAAACGGTATTTGAACAACAACGCCAAGCAGATGGAATCTGTCAGCAAGTGATTGTGATTGAGCAACCACTAGAGCATTAG
- a CDS encoding TrkH family potassium uptake protein, translated as MAFKINPQKTFNLSPPSLLAIGFLSFIIIGTILLKLPIANKGNVSWMDALFTATSAVTITGLSVVNLNDSFNHFGQFIILLLIQSGGLGFMTFAILAALSLAPKLGLKQQMMAQDSLGQTSLSKVTFVAKGVVLYTLFFELIGVIILTASFAPMYGFARGLYYAVFYSVSAFNNAGFSLFDNSLINFQSHYVICLTISILYTLGGIGFLVLIDVKQNKRWSKLTPNSKLILSTIAILNLVAFVLIWLLESNNPLTLGSMGLGEQAMNAWFQATVPRSSGFNTIDTGSMEHSTALLTMLLMFIGGGSLSTAGGIKVGTFVILLLCVISFLRRNEEIRIFNHSVSQETTYKALAVTAITGMLVFVGCFIIFLLEPKLDVLDLMFEVVSAACTVGLSRGATGQLHDGSLFVLSLLMFTGRLGPLTLAYLIATPKKSRLKHANANIQIG; from the coding sequence ATGGCATTTAAAATAAACCCCCAAAAGACATTTAACCTGAGCCCACCTTCTTTACTCGCGATTGGGTTTCTTAGTTTTATTATTATTGGCACCATATTACTCAAACTTCCCATCGCAAATAAAGGCAATGTCAGTTGGATGGATGCCTTGTTTACAGCCACCTCGGCTGTGACCATTACAGGCTTATCGGTGGTCAATCTGAATGACTCCTTCAATCATTTCGGGCAGTTTATTATTCTTTTGCTGATTCAATCTGGTGGCTTGGGTTTCATGACCTTTGCGATCTTGGCCGCCTTAAGTCTTGCGCCGAAACTGGGGCTAAAACAGCAAATGATGGCACAAGACAGTTTGGGTCAAACCAGTCTTTCCAAAGTCACCTTTGTTGCCAAAGGCGTCGTGTTATATACCCTATTTTTTGAGCTGATTGGGGTCATTATCCTGACAGCCTCTTTTGCGCCCATGTATGGTTTTGCTCGGGGACTTTATTATGCGGTGTTCTATAGTGTTTCGGCCTTTAACAACGCGGGTTTTTCCTTATTTGATAACAGTCTGATTAACTTTCAAAGTCACTATGTGATTTGCCTCACCATCAGTATTTTATATACCTTAGGCGGAATCGGCTTTTTGGTCTTGATAGATGTAAAACAAAATAAACGCTGGAGCAAACTCACCCCAAACAGCAAACTGATCCTGAGTACCATCGCAATTTTAAACCTTGTCGCTTTTGTACTGATCTGGCTTTTAGAGTCCAACAATCCACTCACCCTGGGCTCAATGGGCTTAGGTGAACAAGCCATGAATGCATGGTTTCAAGCCACCGTCCCGCGCTCTTCGGGCTTTAATACCATTGACACAGGTTCAATGGAACATAGTACGGCGTTATTGACGATGTTACTCATGTTTATTGGTGGTGGTTCTCTCAGTACAGCTGGCGGTATTAAAGTCGGTACATTTGTGATTTTACTGCTCTGCGTGATTTCCTTTTTACGACGTAATGAAGAAATCCGTATTTTTAACCATTCAGTGTCACAAGAAACCACCTATAAAGCACTCGCTGTAACCGCGATTACAGGCATGTTGGTTTTTGTCGGATGCTTTATTATTTTCCTACTTGAACCTAAATTAGATGTACTCGACTTAATGTTTGAAGTGGTCTCTGCCGCATGTACTGTAGGCCTGTCACGAGGTGCGACAGGACAGTTGCATGACGGCAGTTTATTTGTACTTAGCTTGCTGATGTTTACGGGACGATTGGGGCCGTTAACACTGGCCTATCTGATTGCAACACCGAAAAAGAGCCGCTTAAAACATGCCAATGCCAATATTCAGATCGGCTAA
- a CDS encoding insulinase family protein, with amino-acid sequence MTVDVTESITQTTHPAFQLLRQHHVEALDIQVSEYKHKVTGAVHYHLATTHDENVFLVAFRTQPMDSKGTAHILEHTALCGSEKFPVRDPFFLMIRRSLNTFMNAFTAADWTAYPFATQNKKDFQNLLSVYLDAAFAANLNPLDFAQEGIRIELENDQAVYKGVVFNEMKGAMSSPSDQLYHQLAHHLFPETTYHYNSGGDPKDIPDLSYEQLVDFYKTHYHPSNAVFMTFGNESAYDLQEQFEKLALHKFSQGTTLYSTPEKRLTAPVEVTESYAVDSEDLKDKTYHVMSWLLPETSDIKLRLGMRLVEGILLENSASPLRQYLETCGYAQSTGPLMGVDDSNFEMTFYCGVQGSNAEHAETFKTGVLDVLNAVASQPVDTDLVDAILHQIELHQREINGDGTPYGLSLILNGLGSAIHHNDPIHVWDVDSAIEQVKEELKDPMWLSNLIQTHLLDNPHRVQMTLVPDATKSVKEQQAEQARLAEITAQLTDEQKLEIQEKTEALKKRQDTPDNLELLPKVGLEDVPAELQIVQGQLREIICNGLDTPLNLYHAGTNGIYYQQVLIQIPDEIVQSPYFNLLSILMGEVGAGEYDYLELQQIQTAVSGGLGMGASLRSKVDDKDRISAWLTLTTKSLTQKLDAIQLLKLAFEQLRFDEKDRIIELLQQRKTRWQSRLSGSGHSYAMQAASRQMSALARRDYHNTGLGALNWLSDLVSKIDQDDNAYQALITELQAIHRKLMQAPKQFLLVCEEHQSDRLVEEVQNVWDKLAVDQAAVTLTQVDQVNSNDDEAWLIQANVQFCASAYQAVDVAHPDAAPLMVLAAYLRNGFLHSAIREKGGAYGGGASYDGNACSFRFYSYRDPRLAETFNDFEASVQWLLNTEQQPHQLEEAILGLVAGMDKPGSPAGEAITACYALLHARTPKFRKILRERLLSVNLDDLQRVAKQYLLAQKPVKAVVAPFAKREELQKLGFNIQQVN; translated from the coding sequence CTGAAAGCATTACTCAAACGACACATCCCGCGTTTCAGCTATTACGTCAACACCATGTAGAAGCACTCGATATTCAAGTTTCAGAATATAAGCATAAAGTGACTGGTGCAGTTCACTATCATTTGGCTACCACCCATGACGAAAATGTGTTCTTGGTGGCATTTAGAACCCAGCCGATGGATTCAAAAGGGACTGCCCATATTTTAGAGCATACGGCACTTTGCGGTTCTGAAAAATTCCCTGTACGTGATCCATTTTTCTTGATGATCCGTCGTTCTTTGAATACTTTTATGAATGCTTTTACTGCGGCAGATTGGACGGCTTATCCGTTTGCAACGCAGAATAAAAAAGATTTTCAGAACTTATTGTCGGTGTATTTAGATGCAGCCTTTGCCGCGAATTTGAATCCTTTAGATTTTGCGCAAGAAGGGATTCGTATTGAACTGGAAAATGATCAAGCTGTATATAAAGGGGTGGTCTTCAATGAAATGAAGGGTGCAATGAGTTCGCCTTCAGACCAGCTTTACCATCAGCTTGCGCATCATTTATTCCCGGAAACAACCTATCACTATAATTCTGGTGGTGATCCGAAAGATATTCCTGATTTGAGTTATGAGCAATTAGTCGATTTCTATAAAACGCACTATCACCCGAGTAATGCAGTATTTATGACATTCGGTAATGAAAGTGCTTATGATCTGCAAGAGCAATTTGAGAAACTAGCATTGCATAAATTCTCACAAGGTACGACCCTGTATTCAACGCCAGAAAAGCGTTTGACTGCGCCTGTGGAAGTAACGGAAAGCTATGCAGTCGATAGTGAAGATCTGAAAGATAAAACTTACCATGTCATGTCATGGTTATTACCTGAAACCAGCGATATCAAACTACGTTTGGGGATGCGTTTGGTTGAAGGGATTTTATTGGAAAACTCTGCTTCGCCTTTGCGTCAGTATTTAGAAACCTGTGGCTATGCACAATCAACAGGCCCGTTAATGGGGGTTGATGACAGTAACTTTGAAATGACCTTCTACTGCGGTGTACAAGGTTCAAATGCCGAACATGCAGAAACATTTAAAACAGGTGTTTTAGATGTACTAAACGCGGTTGCATCTCAACCTGTTGATACAGATCTAGTGGATGCGATCCTGCATCAGATTGAATTGCATCAGCGCGAAATCAATGGTGATGGCACACCGTATGGTTTGAGCTTAATCTTGAATGGTTTAGGCAGTGCGATTCACCACAATGACCCTATCCATGTTTGGGATGTGGATTCAGCAATCGAGCAGGTCAAAGAAGAACTCAAAGATCCAATGTGGTTATCGAATCTGATTCAAACTCATTTATTAGATAATCCACATCGTGTGCAAATGACCTTAGTTCCTGATGCAACTAAGTCTGTGAAAGAGCAGCAAGCTGAACAAGCACGTTTGGCTGAGATTACTGCACAGTTAACTGACGAGCAAAAGCTTGAAATTCAGGAAAAAACAGAAGCACTGAAAAAGCGCCAAGATACACCAGATAATTTAGAGCTATTGCCTAAAGTCGGCTTGGAAGATGTGCCAGCAGAGTTACAGATTGTACAAGGTCAGTTGCGTGAAATTATCTGTAATGGCCTGGATACGCCGTTGAATCTTTATCATGCGGGCACCAATGGGATTTACTATCAGCAAGTGTTGATTCAGATTCCTGATGAGATCGTACAATCACCTTACTTTAATTTGCTTTCAATCTTGATGGGCGAAGTAGGTGCAGGTGAGTATGATTATCTTGAATTGCAGCAAATCCAAACCGCGGTCAGTGGCGGCCTCGGTATGGGCGCGTCTTTACGCAGTAAAGTAGATGATAAAGACCGCATCAGTGCATGGCTCACACTGACGACAAAATCACTGACACAAAAACTGGATGCAATTCAATTATTAAAATTGGCATTTGAGCAACTTCGTTTTGATGAGAAAGACCGTATTATCGAGTTATTACAGCAACGTAAGACCCGTTGGCAGTCACGTTTATCTGGCTCAGGTCATAGTTACGCCATGCAGGCTGCTTCTCGTCAAATGAGTGCATTGGCTCGCCGTGATTATCACAATACGGGGCTAGGCGCATTAAACTGGCTCAGTGACCTAGTAAGCAAAATTGATCAGGACGATAACGCTTATCAAGCGCTGATTACTGAATTACAAGCGATTCATCGTAAGTTAATGCAAGCGCCAAAACAATTCTTGTTGGTCTGTGAAGAACATCAATCAGATCGTTTGGTGGAAGAAGTGCAAAATGTTTGGGACAAGCTTGCGGTTGATCAAGCAGCTGTGACTTTGACGCAAGTCGATCAAGTGAATAGCAACGACGATGAAGCATGGTTGATTCAGGCCAATGTGCAATTCTGTGCTTCGGCTTATCAAGCGGTGGATGTCGCACATCCAGATGCAGCGCCATTGATGGTATTGGCTGCTTATTTACGTAATGGTTTCTTGCATAGTGCCATTCGCGAAAAAGGCGGTGCATATGGTGGTGGTGCAAGTTATGATGGCAATGCGTGTTCATTCCGTTTCTATAGCTACCGAGATCCACGCTTAGCGGAAACGTTTAATGATTTTGAAGCCAGCGTGCAATGGTTACTCAATACGGAACAACAACCACATCAACTCGAAGAAGCAATTCTAGGGTTAGTGGCTGGTATGGATAAACCGGGCTCACCAGCTGGGGAAGCAATTACCGCATGTTATGCCTTATTGCATGCACGTACGCCAAAATTCCGTAAAATCTTGCGTGAGCGTTTACTTAGCGTGAACTTGGATGATTTACAGCGTGTGGCGAAGCAATATCTATTGGCTCAAAAACCTGTGAAAGCGGTGGTTGCACCATTTGCGAAACGTGAAGAATTGCAGAAACTTGGATTTAATATCCAGCAGGTCAATTAA
- a CDS encoding TrkA family potassium uptake protein, with product MAQFAVIGLGSFGATVALELTKLNHDVIGIDTIKRNVESLADRITHAVIADATDEHVLEELNIQNCDAVVVAIGEDIEASILCVLNLKNLGVEKILVKAKTKAHHTILSHLNVSKIIHPEEDMGVRVAQALNYPMVSRYMALDDDHYIVKVPVNDKLNNVNLSGILKQEPNIKLLLLKRDQQIHYETDANFTLQTGDVLILEGSLSHLRKLSGCFA from the coding sequence ATGGCACAGTTTGCAGTCATTGGTTTGGGGAGTTTTGGGGCAACTGTTGCATTGGAGCTGACCAAACTGAATCATGATGTCATTGGCATTGATACTATCAAACGCAATGTCGAAAGTCTTGCAGATCGCATTACCCATGCTGTGATTGCGGATGCTACCGATGAACATGTTTTAGAAGAACTCAATATCCAAAATTGTGATGCTGTCGTGGTTGCCATTGGTGAAGATATTGAAGCCAGTATTCTCTGTGTTTTAAACCTCAAGAATCTTGGTGTGGAAAAAATCTTGGTTAAAGCCAAGACCAAAGCACATCACACCATTCTCTCCCATTTAAATGTCAGTAAGATTATCCATCCTGAAGAAGATATGGGGGTTCGCGTTGCCCAAGCTCTCAATTATCCGATGGTAAGCCGTTATATGGCTTTAGATGATGATCATTACATCGTTAAAGTTCCAGTCAACGACAAACTCAACAATGTAAATTTATCTGGCATATTAAAACAAGAACCGAATATCAAGCTGCTGCTACTGAAACGAGATCAACAGATTCACTATGAAACAGATGCAAACTTTACCTTGCAAACGGGTGATGTCCTGATTTTAGAAGGTTCACTCAGCCATCTAAGAAAACTTTCAGGATGTTTCGCATAA
- a CDS encoding SprT family zinc-dependent metalloprotease has translation MQLVSLETLLPEIKVVRHARARNLRLRVEPTGIRLTVPLFCSKRQIQQFLHQSEPWLIETWAKQQQQFNQTTAFPESLILFHHVQPFKIVQQRQRHIFKFDFDQYIIWVRDEQSEHALQAAVLAYAKQFLPEYLAQVSQHISLPYQQCSIRKPKTRWGSCSSKHDIMLNAALVLMPAHIVRSVCVHELVHTKHFDHSAAFWNEVAKHDAHYLEHRKQLKQTQLPNWYYKK, from the coding sequence ATGCAATTAGTTTCATTAGAAACACTGTTACCTGAAATTAAAGTTGTTCGACATGCAAGAGCAAGAAATTTGCGCTTGCGTGTTGAGCCAACAGGTATTCGCCTCACAGTTCCATTGTTTTGCAGCAAAAGACAGATTCAGCAATTTTTGCATCAATCAGAACCATGGTTGATTGAGACTTGGGCTAAACAACAACAGCAATTTAATCAAACTACGGCATTTCCCGAATCTTTAATATTATTCCACCATGTACAGCCTTTTAAAATTGTTCAACAACGGCAACGACATATTTTTAAGTTTGATTTTGATCAGTACATCATCTGGGTAAGAGATGAACAGTCTGAACACGCTTTGCAAGCAGCAGTTTTGGCCTATGCAAAGCAGTTTTTACCTGAATATTTGGCTCAAGTGAGTCAACACATCAGTTTGCCGTATCAGCAATGTAGTATCCGAAAACCTAAAACACGCTGGGGGAGTTGTAGCTCCAAACACGACATCATGTTAAATGCGGCATTGGTGCTGATGCCTGCGCATATTGTACGATCTGTTTGTGTACATGAGTTGGTACATACCAAACATTTTGATCATAGTGCAGCATTCTGGAATGAGGTCGCAAAGCACGATGCGCATTATCTTGAGCATCGAAAACAGCTGAAACAGACACAATTGCCCAATTGGTATTATAAAAAATAA